From Scatophagus argus isolate fScaArg1 chromosome 2, fScaArg1.pri, whole genome shotgun sequence:
AGACCTTTCAGTCACACAGGTCACAAAATTAAAGGTCAGTAAAAGGACTCAGTTGTGCTTAAATGCCATTCGTATCACTGTGCCCTGCACCAGCGGTATTATCATTAGCTTTGGGGCAAAGCAATGAGTCCACTCACTGTGTCGTCAGCCTTTACTGTACACCTTTAACATTTAAGCCCTGTTGGCATTCAGAAGTAAGCCTCAGTCTTAGTGCTCAGTTTTTATGAGGACACTTACAGGACATTTGACAATGGGGACATTCATTAAATGAGAATTATTTTCAACTGCATTCTAAAAACGCTCTGAGTGTGACCAACAATACAAGACGTGAGATCGATTCAGAGTGATATATACCCGCTCGTGATGCTATCACCTGCTTGGATCACTGACAAATGTTCTAAACATTTGAAAGCATCTCACAGACTTTCCCAGCTTTCCACCTCCCCTGTCTCtacttgtttgaaatgtgctgcaggtatgagtgaaaacaaaacatatctgTAAACTGAATAAAGATACATCGCTCGGCAGAAGATCGGAAAATATATCAAATTCAGTGAATCCTCAATGTTTTCCAATAATTTTTCCCTGACATTTGATTGAAAACCGTGTATCTCAGATTATGACCCAAGATTTGCTCATATATTGCATGGCAAAACTGCTTTTCATTCATCCGTCAGTTTCGCAATAATGTTATGTTGTGTATGTTGTGTATGTTGAAATCATACAGTCAGAAACAGAAGTTTCATCATCACAGGTCGTAACATTGCTGTCGTGAAACCacaacacactcactctcaGGGGAAGTAACATCTGTTCAGTCTAACACTATTCTCTCCCTGCTGTAAACCTggaaaaaaccaaacaaaaactgaaggCTTGTTTAGTTCAGACaagttattttacttttatgcTAAATCATTTGTTTCCTTTAATTTTCACTCTCCTGCCTCAAAGCCACACTCATTTGTCTTTTGAATACGTGGAATCTGACAACACACCTGACACGTTATGTAACACACTGCACTTACTACATCGAGGTGTTTCGCAGTTGTTGAGGTGCAGCTATTTTGTAAAGATGTTATTTCTCATCTAGAGCAACTGTGGGGGTTCTGAGTGTTATTAAGGGGGTGGTATGAGGTGATTGCAATTCCCAGAGGAAGGGAATGTAGCTGTCTCTCttgctttgattttcttttcctctcttcccagTTTGCAGCACACCTGGTCAAGGTAAATTTCCCACGGGTTTGTATCCTGGATGGAGGGATCAACAAGCTGAAGTCCACCGGCCTCCTTACTGTCCCCTCCCCCCAGATCTGAACCTGTCCCCCGGCTTCACATTAACAAAGAGGACGAGCGGAAAGACTGTATACTTACCTTAtgagggaaaggaaaaaaaaagaatttcatcATTGCATTTTCTACTgtgctgcaaaatgaaaaaccaCTTGAGATGATCTCCTTCTTAACCCAGTTTGGTTTCATCCCCAAATATAATCGCAAGGCAattgttaaattgttttctgtgtcaaaACAAGATTGATtgaacctttttctttttctcatggAACAACTGCTATGTGCGGTAGTAGTTTTGCACTGATACACTGAGCTGTCTGTGACCAGTATAAATGTCTTGATGTATGTCAGCCTGTCTGTTCTTAGCCAGTTGATCTAAGGAACTCAGTGTCACTTTAATACGTGCCCCAGCGTGATCTAATGCCATCCAACAAAACTGCTCTGCTATAAAGTCTATTTTTATGATGTCTgtcatgttctgttttcttgCACTGTCAGAGGAGTATTAATTCAATTATACACCTTGTTTTCAGGCCATAGTTAGTGGTGGCATTGTACCTGATTTGTGTTCCTGATATGTACTTCTATCAAGAAAGCAGAACAGAAGGAGAAGCGCAGTAAATAGCACAGATGCAATCAAATAAAGTGTCCACTGAGTTTCTGCATTTAGTGATTTTATAACTAGTATTTGCATTTATCTTTTCACATGTCTAAATTGCCTTTGCTATGTATTCTACTGTGTGTATCTGCCATGTTGTAGAGGTCGGTTTCTATCATGTTACAGTTGTTTATAATCAATATAATCAATATGGATAAACAGTGGAggtgaatacatttttgttgttgttgttgttattgtgctATTAAATCAGAACTGATACTTCTAGTTAACTCTCATGGTCTTACAGTTTAACATAGTTTATCTTCATTCAGTGAAAGTAGCGCTGCCTTGCGTCATCATTGTCTGCATCACCTTCCTGTAATTTTGCAAGTGCTCCAACTGTTTGTACATGTCCAACATGACGTATTGTTACTGACTGGATCATCTTACCAAACTGTTTGTATAAAAAGGGAAACCAGTCGTGACTACTTTTATCAAAACAGGAGTTCACCAAACGAAATTGTTGGTCTCATAAGAGGTAAGAAAGATGCTTTCTGAAAAGATTTTGGTTAGAAATATTTGGACTGTAATAGTGAGGAAAGACTAATTTAATGTTAGTCATTGTAGTAAAAGTTGCCAAAGACCTCACAAAAGGTTATAATTTTCTCCCCAGCAGGATTCTTCTGCAATACAGAGTGAAAATGGTGGACTATGAAGTAACTGTGTACACCACTGATGTACCCACTGCCACCACTTTCAACAACGTCTTCATTAAGCTGGTGGGCACAGATGGAGAAAGTGAACGCAAGTGGCTCGTAAGCTTCAAAGGGGCTGCATCCTTCGTCAGAGGAGCAGTAAGTCCTTCTTCAAATGTAGCACATGCTTCTCAACTCTGCCTCTTTGTGATTATTAAATTATCAATTTACGTTCATATGTGCAGCAACAGGTTATGTGCTGCTGTTgacaaagcaacaacaacaaaaaaaatccccacaATGAACTTTTTTAAATTGGTGCTTTATGCACAGTTTGATTTTGTCACATCCAGTAAATCTGTGCTGATTATTGTGATGTTACAGCTCAAATCCTCATTATTATACACTCATTCTTAATCCAGGTGTCTAATTTTACTGTATCCTGCCCTGCCTCCATCGGAAAGCTGATTCTGGTAGAGCTAGACAAacagtctctgctgctgttcccAAAAGACTCTTGGTTCCCTGCCAATGTAAAAGTGAAGTCTCCTGAGGGAGACACCTACAACTTCCCCGTCTACCGGTGGATAACCGACAGTGAGGTGCATCGCTTCAGAGAGGGGAAAGGTTTGTGCTGTTCACTGaccacagaaaacataaaagaaagacaaactcTGCGAGCTGGAGTAAATTCATACCAGCATGCTGTATGAATCAACAATCTTTGAACCTTGTTGTGGTTCTTTCCTAAAGCCCTGAGAATCTTCGACGACAACCATCATCTTGGCAGGTACAGCCGAGAGCAGGAGCTGAACCAGCGAGAGAAAGACTACCGGTGAGAGCTCGGAGCTTATGCACACTTTGGCTTTGTGCACCCCAAAACGTACATGCTTTGAACCTTCCCCCACAGTCGTTTCATGATATTTAATGATCATCCATCACCATATGAGACTGTTACATCTGGAAGGGTTTATAGTTTTATTCTAAAAAGCTGTTGCAGAATTTTAAATATGCTTTCAAATATACTATGCTTGCACACTCATATGCATGCATTAAAACTGAATATATGCTGgtatcttctgtgttttttcccagCTGGCATGTGTATGTAGAGGGAATACCCCACTACATGAAGACAGACAaccctctttctctgccttgtGAGGTTCGCTTCTCCTTCACCAAAACTACAGAGTTTCTCTACACTGCATCTACAGGGTGAAGTCTTCAAATTCTGTCAGATACTGTGTCTGTCTATTTTGCAACTATGTGCCTGCCTGCCTAATTGATTTGTCATCAAAATAATGTTactctttgcttttattttccaggctgactgagctgcagctgaagggTCTGGTTGATTGCAAGAAGAACTGGACTGATATCGATGACATCAATCGGGTGTTCTGCTGCAAACGGACAGAAATATCAGGTACTGTACTCTTATGGTAGTTTAATGGAATACTTGGAATACTTTATGCAAAATATTTAGAATTATATATACTGGATATTATATTAGACATATGTATTCATGATGTGTGCATTCAGATATTGTGTCATGATAGCTaaggaaattttattttattttttgtattccGAAGAGAAGCCATTAGATTTTACTGAATACTCTACTGGCTTTTTTAATTGGCTTCTTAAACAGGGAAAACGTGTGACAGAAGGAAATGTTAATGTATCtatgcatgcaaacatttacTAATTTTATTGATTGTATTGAGTTGCATATTGCATACAAGCATCTGACTGCCTTGAAGCAACTATAAACACTATTACATcatggggcagtcgtggatcagcggttagggtgtcggaccgattggttcgattccccgtaccggcgtccatggctgaggtacccttgagcaaggtacctaacccccactgccctgggtttgctgtgtgtgtgtgcacgtcacttgggtgggttaaatgcagagcacgaatttcgttggagtgagttccctccaatgacgaaatatgtcactttcatctttcatgtcAGTTTCATGTGCACTGAACAGTTATGCTAATAAAAGTGACAGAGCAAATTTTTCCATCCCATAGCCTGAAACTTAATTTAGAAATAAAGCACACTTCTCTTCTTTTCCGCCAGAATATGTCCAGGACCACTGGaaagatgatgatttttttgGCTACCAGTTTCTAAATGGTGTCAACCCCATGTTGATCCGACGTTGTTCAGCCCTGCCCCATAATTTCCCTGTCACTGATGACATGGTCTTCCTCCGGGGTCAGGATAGCCTGGCAAACGAAATGAAGGTGATTGTCTTGACCTTGATTGATCTTAGCATTAGACTCGTGATTTGAAAATTTGGAATTGCATTTGGAATATAGTATCCATCAAAGTCAAACCATTTCTCACTccattattaattaatattccAAACAGAAAGGCAACATATTCCTGTGTGACTACAAGCGTTTGGACGGACTGAAGACAAACACCATCAATGGGAAGAAGCAGTATTTGATGGCTCCACTCGTTCTTCTGCACAAAACACCTGATGATACGCTGATGCCAATTGCTATTCAGGTGAGATCAGCATTCAAATGTAGCCAATAAAGCTGTGAGTTAGAGTACTGATATCCTTCACAATGTAAGATGTAGATTTGAACAGGAAGCATCCACCTTACTGAAGGTGTTCTTTGAACAAGACTCAGGGTTCTAGCTAGCTAGTGTGGCTAGTATCCAGATGGCAGCCATGAATGTTCTCTGCTCAGGAAGGCAGTTCACTTCTTCATTCCTCAGCTCAAACCATGTATAAACAGTTCCTCCTATAGTCACATCCAAGTTTGACTGGCTGAGAGTTTagtctgacacaaacacaaggcaAGTCAATTTCGTTTATAAAACCCGAAATCACAAGCTTGCCAAAATGGATTCTACAAACTGTACATTCTAAGACACTCTCATTGTCCTCAACCCCCTTGATTCTGATAGCAAGTGAGCCTCCTTCCAGGATGGACAAACATACAATGCTgtatagatagatggatggatgggaagAAAAGCAACTTTCCAAGAATTTCCTTTGCAATTGAAGCCTGCGTCCCTCTGTTAAAGCCATGTAAATTCAAACGCACTTAGATGTGTTCAATGCTTTAATTGAaaatacattcatacattaGTGCAGTACTGGTTATAATTGATTAAATAGACTGAATGAACCACATCCCCCTTCCTTCTCTTGCAGCTGAAGCAGACTCCAGCAGAAGACAATCCCATCTTCTTTCCAACTGATTCTGAGTACGACTGGTTGCTGGCCAAGATTTTCGTGAGAAGTGCAGATTTCAGCGAGCATCAGCTCAACGTTCACCTGCTGCGCACTCATCTGCTGGCTGAGGTTTTTGCAGTGGCACTGCTGCGCAATGTGCCCATGGTGCATCCACTCTACAAGGTAACAGCAAGCGAGAATCCATTGATGAACCATGAGGGTTTAGTGtgcattcatttgcaaatatttcacactGCTAAGGTATAGAcacattgattttgtttttactttgttaaCAAGTCTTATTAAGAGATTTCCTTCTTTCCCCCAGCTCCTCATACCTCACACTCGCTACACTCTGCAGATCAACCACTTAGCTCGTCTTCTTCTAATATCTGAAACGGGAGTTTTCACACAGGTACGAAAAGACCAAAGTACCCATTATAACATTACCTAAATTACGcgttacctttttttttctttttttttcaatgtcaTGCACGGTATTTGACTCACATATTTGACTGTTCCCTAGTTTGCAGCTTCTGGTGGGGAGGGTATGATGACACTCCTGAAGAGATCCCTGTCCTCGTTGACCTACAGCTCCCTCTGTGTACCAGATGACATTGCTGAGCGCGGACTTGAGGATTTGCCGAACTTCTACTACAGAGATGATGGGCTCAGGCTTTGGGAAATAATCCATGGGTATTCCAGAGACCTTTCTTGAATTACTTTTCATAATCTCAGAATCATGGATGTTTTAGTGACATGCAGTTGCTCTGTATCTGCATTCAGAGGCCATGAGGTACACTGAAGTGGTGACATCAAAGATTTCAGTACAGCATTCGCTTTTCCTTTCCACTCGCAAGCAAAAAAGGTCAATAAACATAAGCAGTGTAGTCGTTTGCTCGAAACCAAGTACGGAATTGAATCACATGCTCAACTCAAGTGATGATAATGACAACAGGACAGATCAGCTGGCCAGCACAAAGGCAAAATGAGATTGCTCCACCAGGGAGCACCAATCAAcctgaaaatgcaaatgtagGATTAGACGGTAGATTTTTTTCCACCGAGTTCATTTTCAGAATGCTCTCCAAGCTCTATTACGTGATGCTAGGCTGGGACGTCTTACTTGTACTGATCCACTTTCCGTTACCAATCCATTTTACAGTCTgactttttctgtgattttgctgctgcttaTCACTGGTGACTGAGGTATCTGGTTGCTTTCACATTATTAACAGCTGACTGACAGTAAGTCTGTGTACTAACCCCTCACAGCAACAAGGTCTGGGGTTTGATTCAGCCACCAAAAACCGTATGTTAGATTAATTCTTCTGTCAGTGGCCTTGACCAAGAAACAGGCCAAGAGCTTTATCTGGTCTGACTACTGAGTATGATTATGTTCTGTGTTCTTAAGTTCTCATGTTCCTCTTATGTATCTTAAGTTAAGAAATTTACCACACCGAAATTGGCAGTGAATACTGGGAATGCAATACATGCCTGTGCAACAGTTTGATGTTTAAATGCACATCAAGGTGCTCTGTTACAGCCAATAAGAGAGCCCAAATCCTGCCCCCTTATGTAACTTCATTGGTTTTCTCAAAAAGGATTTCTTTCATCAGTATTTCTTCGAAATTTACAACATAAATAAACCAACAGTTTCCTTGAATCGATTTTTTCCGTTCGGTCCATCCTAATGCAATCTCCTCTGAACGGTTTATGTTGAAACATCTCTTTTGTAGCAGTCACTGTCACCACAAGTGCTGCTGGAAGTTATGAGACCCTTAATGACAGCTTATTCTGACCCTGATGCActttgccagtttattaggtataCCACCCATCGGGTTATAGGTTATAATGTTCACTTTTTTGTCAAAACTGTTTTAGAGAGGTGTTTGACTCATCCCCGTTTCTCAAAGTTTTGTGCAGGGAGTGCTCAGCTACTACTACAAGAATGATGCTGAGGTCCTAAAAGACTCTGAACTGCAGAAGTGGattattgacatttttgaacACGGAGTCCTTTCCCAAACGGGCACAGGTGGGCTTTAAAAAACAGCTCAATcttaatgatgataaatgtgcATATTTATGCCGTATTACATTCAAGATATCTAATCATAAATCAAGCTTCAATCAAGCTTAGTCATCTCAACTTCTTTAAGTTAAGCAACTTATTCCGTCACATTCTCAGGATTTCCGCAAAGCTTGACCACCGTGGATGAGTTGGTCAAGTTTGTCACCATGGTGATCTTCACTTGTTCAGCACAGCATGCAGCTGTCAACTCTGGGCAGGTAAATccttttactttacttttataatgttgatatttttgtggAATGGAATGATGGGATTTTGACCTTTTACTTTAACATAAGCGTCTACAGTCAGGCTAACCGGTCCCTGAGGCTGTACCTAGTGATAATTTGAACTAAAAGCATCAAATGCTAACATACAATGGTGATGCTAATATGCTGATTTTACGCTGATATTACATTTACTAAGATCATCTTTGCTGTTTCGTGTGTTAGCGTGCTAACAGATGAATTTATTAATTCCCAGAGGGACATTAGGTAAAAAATTCTAATTCATAtttgctaatatttgctaattagcaaatcCTCTGGGGGCCATAATTGTCTGCACATCTTCTTTCCAATACAATTTTCATGCCAGTACATTAGTtaattgttgaaatatttcagtgtggactgACTGACCAACAAACTGATATGGTGTAgcttaaaaaatattaatcagtCATCTTTCAATCATTCTTTGTAGTATGACTATGGTGGCTGGATGCCCAACACTCCCATCTCCCTGCAACTTCCTCCACCAACCACAAAAGGGACAACAAGTGAGGCCACGATGCTGAAGACATTCCCTGATGTCAACACCACAGCTCAGGGAATGGCCACCATGTGGCTTCTCAGCAAGCAGTCCACTGACTTTGTAAGTGCCAAAACCTTTTTcagccaataaaataaataaataaatgaataaaaattcaGTTTGCATCCTGCAAATGTACATTATGTGGCCAACAGTCTAtatttgataaatatttaaatgttagtATGTGAGTCGgtaagaaaaagtaaaaatgtttcatCTCACCAGGTGCCTCTTGGACATTATCCAGAAGACCATTTCAGTGAGGAGATTCCCACCAAGGTGATTGAAGATTTTCAAGGACAGCTTCACATTTTAAGTGCAGCCATCAAAGTCAGAAACAAGAGTCTGAAAGTCCCGTACACATACATGGACCCGACAGAGGTGGAAAACAGTGTGgcaatttgaaaatgaaagtaaatattcacaaaagagacaaagggaggagctgcatgtttttaaagtaTCGTACTGTGCAGCTTCttatgtttttttggggttttttttttttggaaacatttaactaatatttagattgttttttttttgttgttgttgatttcagtttcttcttAACATGTTAGAAATGAGGAAACACAGTCTCACATTCTTCATAATGACTTAAAATGAGTTGAGTTTAAATGAAACTTCCTAATGATTTGTAACTATATTCTGCCTGTTCTTCATATTAtagaaatgtgttatttttgttgtagTGTGTAGCTTTAGAATGAATTTGTGCTTTTAATACTTTCTCAATCATTACCATGCACTGTTACTACAATCTGCTAAGTAAACTGTGACCACATTTCCTCACCAAAATAAAGTGTCAATTATGGCTACATAATTATGAGTTCTTGTGAAATCCTCATCATCTTTCATTGTCATgagtcgtggatcagcggttagggtgtcggacccgtaaccggtggatcgctggttcgattccccgtcccggtgtccatggctgaggtacccttgagcaaggtacctaacccccactgctccccgggcgctgcacgcggtcgcccactgccccgggtttgctgtgtgtgtgtgcacgtcacttgggtgggttaaatgcagagaacaaatttcgttggagtgagttccctccaatgacaagatatgtcactttcctttccttccttatTTTGTGAAAGGGACACAAAACTGTATTTGAGGTTAGTGTTAGACTGTGTGTAGATTAATGTTACCAAAGGAAGACCGAACATTTGAATAAGCATTAACAAACTCCAGTGCGCTCTGTGACTTGAGGAAGTGTAATGAAGTGCCCTTTAGTTCCAGTGGTTCTAAACTTActtaaacagtttgtttttattcctatTGCCAAGAGCAACCATCCAAATGTCCTTTTTGATTAGAAGCCAGCAGCACTAACCTCCCTGGTCATGAAGTCCTGGAACATCTGGACAAAATCCAACAGCTTCTTAGAGTTATACAGGATGCTACTGTAATCCCGCTTGACCTTTCATTTACATCCCTAAGCTTGCAGATGACTCAGTCAGAGACAGAAGATATGTACACAGACATTCTCCTCCCACTCAGACAAAGTCCCGTCACTGAGGGTCAAGAGGTGGAATCTGTTGTCAGCTACAAGTAGCTTGGTTCACCGTCAACAAGACGGCAACAATTTCACTTCTGTATGTAGTGCAGAAATGGTTTGTGAGAGAGATCAGCAACAAGTTTTTTTTGCACACGAAAACTTACCAAGTTTCATGTTGGCAGGTGTCTCATGACTCACTTTTACAAATCCTAAGTAGGATCAAccattttcagctgtttctctccatctgtcacaTGTCACATTGGTCATGCTCGTATCTAAACAAACGGACATCCTGTTGCATTTATATCTGACATGAACGCGTCTCAGATATGTAGcctttcttatttatttatttatcgcattgaaaaacattttggattttttttttctcttaatgcTGAGATTAAGctcaaaatgaatttaaatgatgtTCTGTTTGATGGCTCTAAAGAAACATCATGCTGATAAATTAACATATAATTGCTCTAATCAAATTAGTTCTGCacaaaaatgcaatgaaattgACTCGATTCTAGCAAAACTGTATTTGCTACTGCGTCTATGTTTGTGCTTCCTCTGGCTGGACATCTTCACTCATCACAGAGCCTGTTTGCAGGAATCTAAGTTTTCAGTGTCCTGACCCACTTCTGTGAGTAAGCTGGTGTTGATTGAGGTTGACAAAAAGCCTCTCCCACTTTTCCCAGAACGGTTTCCCAGCAAAGTGGGAGCAAAGTCCCCAGAGGGAGTCGTCAACTTTCCCATTGACCGCTGGATCACTGACAGCGCGGTTCACCTGTTCATAAAAAGAACAGGTTTGTGGAATTG
This genomic window contains:
- the LOC124074162 gene encoding arachidonate 12-lipoxygenase, 12R-type-like encodes the protein MVDYEVTVYTTDVPTATTFNNVFIKLVGTDGESERKWLVSFKGAASFVRGAVSNFTVSCPASIGKLILVELDKQSLLLFPKDSWFPANVKVKSPEGDTYNFPVYRWITDSEVHRFREGKALRIFDDNHHLGRYSREQELNQREKDYRWHVYVEGIPHYMKTDNPLSLPCEVRFSFTKTTEFLYTASTGLTELQLKGLVDCKKNWTDIDDINRVFCCKRTEISEYVQDHWKDDDFFGYQFLNGVNPMLIRRCSALPHNFPVTDDMVFLRGQDSLANEMKKGNIFLCDYKRLDGLKTNTINGKKQYLMAPLVLLHKTPDDTLMPIAIQLKQTPAEDNPIFFPTDSEYDWLLAKIFVRSADFSEHQLNVHLLRTHLLAEVFAVALLRNVPMVHPLYKLLIPHTRYTLQINHLARLLLISETGVFTQFAASGGEGMMTLLKRSLSSLTYSSLCVPDDIAERGLEDLPNFYYRDDGLRLWEIIHGFVQGVLSYYYKNDAEVLKDSELQKWIIDIFEHGVLSQTGTGFPQSLTTVDELVKFVTMVIFTCSAQHAAVNSGQYDYGGWMPNTPISLQLPPPTTKGTTSEATMLKTFPDVNTTAQGMATMWLLSKQSTDFVPLGHYPEDHFSEEIPTKVIEDFQGQLHILSAAIKVRNKSLKVPYTYMDPTEVENSVAI